In Streptomyces pluripotens, the genomic window CCTCGGGGATCAGCAACGCCAGCTGGCCGCGCAGCAGCGTGGTGAGCGTGCCCACTTCGCTGGGGGCCGGCGGCAGTAACTCGGGGGCGTCGTCCGGGCCGAGCAGGAGGCGTACGATCGCCCGCGCCGTCTCGATGTCCACCGGGACTGTTGCGCTGTCGTGGTTCATCGTGGTGTTCACCGGCGCACCGCCCGTCCGGCCCGGCAGCCCAGGCAGTCGCACGGCGGGAACGCGGTACTCAGCAGCAGCAGGACCGGCTGGTTCCCGGGGATGATGGTGAGCGTGCCCCGGTCCCGGGTAACGGTGCCGTAGCGGTCCACCGTGTAGACCCGCAACGTCATCCCAGGCGCCCGTGTGCGGGCGGCAGGTTGGGTTGTACCGTTCGTCATGTCGACCTGCTCTCTCAGGTTGGCCACGCCCCCGGACCGGTCGCACGGTCGCGGGGGTCTTGTCGGTAGCTGCCGGTCACGCCAACGGTGTTCTGGCACCCGCACGTGACGAACTGCCACACGCGCGTGCCGCCAAGAACCAGAACTTCTCCGGCAGCGCGCAGGGACTTGTTCACAACCCCGCAGTAGAAACAGGCCTCGCCATGCAATCGGACGACGCTCACGCGCTCCTTGACGACCAGGGGCGCGAGCGGGAGCGCATCCGGCATATGTCCCGTCCTTCTGCTGCTAACTTCTGTGCGTGCAACAGATAATGACGGCGCGCATACCCCACAAGTACCCCTGCGAGGGGTAGTCGTAGGGCTACCTCAGGTAGCTGCGCACCATTCGGCGAAACTCGACAGCGACTCGGAGTCGGCGCGCTTCAACCGGCGCAGCGTGGCCGCGTCCTCGCGCACCCAGGGATGCTCACGCGTGTGCTGGGGGGCAATGTTCCGCGCCACCTTCAACGACTCGAACGCGTCATCGGCAAGACCCGACCACAGCTGTGCACGCGCCAACTCGATGTAGAAACCACTGCGGCGTTCAGCCGGTAGAGCCTTGGGCGGCTTCCATTCCTCAGCGACTTTCAGCGCCCGGCTGACGTGCTCGTCTCCGAGACTCACGGCCACGGACATTTCGTGGGCGCGCACAGAGTCCGGTCCGAAAGCGGTTCCGCAGTACACGTCTTCACTGACACGGTCGCCCAGCGTACGGGCCTCGTTCAGGTGGTTCATTGCCGTCGACGTGTCACGGGCTCGACCGGCGATGACCGCGGCCCTCATATGCAGCGAGCCACGAGCCGCGATCTCCGAGGGCCTGTCAGGTGCTGGCGCCGCGTCCAGTGCCTGGTGCAGAGCCTTGAGGCCTGAGCTGTAGGCGCGGGCCGCGAAAAACGTCTCCGTTCGGACATAGGCGACGGAGGCAGAGAGGACGGGATCGACAGCAGCAGGGGCAGCCCACCGCATGACGTCGATGAGACGGGCCGACAGGTCGCGCGCGCCGAATTTGTACGCTACGGCGTCGGCGGAGCGGCAGGCGCTGACAAGGAAGCCTACGACTGCCGCCCACTCATCGGGCGGCGCCACCTGATACGCGCGCGCCAACTCGGTGATCAAGTCAGGCAGCTCCAGGGCAATCTGGGTGTACTGGGCTGCGAGCCTGCGCTCTGCAGCTGACTCGACGGCTTCCTGTAACTCGTCCAGGGGCCGGACAGGCCCGTCCTCGGGCATGTCGTACGCGGCGATCGCGGCCGACAGCGCAGGGAGAGCGTCGTGAACACGGGTGTGTACCGGGGCTCGGTCTGTGCGCAACCGGGCCGGGTCAACACCGAGCGCGTCCGCGATAGCGTCGAGAGTCGCATCCGTGACTCCGCGTTCACCGCGCTCAATCTTGCGAATAGTGCCCAGCGCCACGCACGCCGCCTCAGCAAGCTGCCGCTGCGTCAGCTTGGGGCGCATGACGCTTCTGTAGTAGGCAATCCGAGCGCCAACTCCGCCACTAGGTGAGGACATGTCCACTCCAGTCCGGAAACGCTTCGAACGGTACCCGCGCCACCTCGAAACCGATACGCGAAGCCC contains:
- a CDS encoding helix-turn-helix domain-containing protein produces the protein MRPKLTQRQLAEAACVALGTIRKIERGERGVTDATLDAIADALGVDPARLRTDRAPVHTRVHDALPALSAAIAAYDMPEDGPVRPLDELQEAVESAAERRLAAQYTQIALELPDLITELARAYQVAPPDEWAAVVGFLVSACRSADAVAYKFGARDLSARLIDVMRWAAPAAVDPVLSASVAYVRTETFFAARAYSSGLKALHQALDAAPAPDRPSEIAARGSLHMRAAVIAGRARDTSTAMNHLNEARTLGDRVSEDVYCGTAFGPDSVRAHEMSVAVSLGDEHVSRALKVAEEWKPPKALPAERRSGFYIELARAQLWSGLADDAFESLKVARNIAPQHTREHPWVREDAATLRRLKRADSESLSSFAEWCAAT